The following proteins come from a genomic window of Campylobacter concisus:
- a CDS encoding DUF4391 domain-containing protein gives MAIELPKSTEFNKKIKIPKQKFYENLEISPSLKKIFIEQVDKIIWSNKIASSTTNLAGGDLVKEIEVFEVSLKSPSLDDELLRHIDRAVPYHIVFILEYQDRYKVCISYKETAISGNMAFKVNSYYYTDWQNKQDLHLKLESLNLDTAYENFIRQIAGDKLQNLILGESLKESVARLEQKELLQRQILALESKILKEKQLLLRMMKSDGDYTAYYL, from the coding sequence ATGGCTATAGAGTTACCAAAAAGCACGGAATTTAACAAAAAAATAAAAATCCCAAAACAGAAATTTTATGAAAATTTAGAGATATCGCCTTCTTTGAAAAAAATATTTATAGAGCAAGTAGATAAAATTATTTGGAGCAATAAAATCGCGTCCTCAACTACCAACCTTGCAGGTGGTGATCTTGTAAAAGAGATCGAAGTGTTTGAGGTATCTTTAAAGAGCCCAAGCCTAGATGATGAGCTATTGCGCCATATAGATAGAGCGGTGCCGTATCATATAGTTTTTATCTTAGAGTACCAAGACAGATATAAAGTTTGCATTAGCTACAAAGAGACCGCTATATCTGGAAATATGGCTTTCAAAGTAAATTCGTACTACTATACCGACTGGCAGAACAAGCAAGATTTGCATTTAAAGCTAGAAAGCTTAAATCTTGACACAGCCTATGAAAATTTTATTCGTCAAATAGCTGGCGATAAATTACAAAATTTGATTTTAGGCGAAAGCCTTAAAGAGTCTGTAGCTAGGTTGGAGCAAAAGGAGCTTTTACAAAGGCAAATTTTAGCGTTAGAGTCTAAAATTCTCAAAGAAAAGCAGCTACTCTTAAGAATGATGAAAAGCGACGGCGATTATACAGCATATTACCTATAA
- a CDS encoding tetratricopeptide repeat protein: MKRILVLLVVLFSIGFSKDLIESGIEAYEKGDYQKAVELFKKACDSGEVRGCSNLGFLYENGQGVNQDYQKAAQLYQKACDSGEAMGCSNLGVSYQNGQGVKQDYQKAAQLYQKACDSGEAMGCYNLGVSYVNGRGVKQNYQKAVELFKKDCDSGNAKGCYNLGVSYNNGRGVKQDFSIAKQYYGKACDLGLQLGCDDYRRLNEKGY, translated from the coding sequence ATGAAAAGAATTTTAGTTTTACTTGTAGTTTTATTTTCTATTGGGTTTTCCAAAGATCTTATTGAATCGGGAATAGAAGCTTACGAGAAAGGCGACTACCAAAAAGCTGTTGAACTGTTTAAAAAAGCTTGTGATAGTGGAGAGGTTAGGGGTTGCTCTAACTTAGGGTTTTTATACGAAAACGGTCAAGGTGTAAATCAAGATTACCAAAAAGCAGCCCAGCTTTATCAAAAAGCTTGTGATAGTGGAGAGGCTATGGGTTGCTCTAACTTAGGGGTTTCATACCAAAACGGTCAAGGTGTAAAACAAGATTACCAAAAAGCAGCCCAGCTTTATCAAAAAGCTTGTGATAGTGGAGAGGCTATGGGTTGCTATAACTTAGGGGTTTCATATGTAAACGGTCGAGGTGTAAAACAAAATTACCAAAAAGCTGTTGAACTGTTTAAAAAAGATTGTGATAGTGGAAATGCTAAGGGTTGCTATAACTTAGGGGTTTCATACAACAACGGTCGAGGCGTAAAACAAGATTTTTCCATTGCAAAACAATATTACGGGAAGGCTTGTGATTTAGGACTTCAGTTGGGATGTGATGATTACAGAAGGCTAAATGAAAAAGGCTATTAA
- the mobC gene encoding plasmid mobilization relaxosome protein MobC produces the protein MSKNVKDKVLSARITYQQYDKLSKIALELDMSKSEIISYLIDNGTVNSESIKKKELYPTIITYFARPFNNINQIAKKLNIAYKTSGNIDLKTILQTQEELYKVQSVLTEILSLIKSSYDS, from the coding sequence ATGTCAAAAAATGTCAAGGATAAGGTGCTCTCCGCAAGGATCACTTATCAACAATACGATAAGTTATCTAAAATAGCTCTAGAGTTAGATATGTCAAAATCAGAAATCATTTCCTATCTTATAGATAATGGCACTGTAAATTCTGAATCCATAAAAAAGAAAGAGTTATATCCAACAATCATTACATATTTTGCTAGACCTTTTAATAACATCAATCAAATAGCAAAGAAACTAAATATAGCTTATAAGACTAGTGGCAATATAGATTTAAAAACGATACTGCAGACACAAGAAGAGTTGTACAAAGTTCAATCAGTGCTAACTGAAATTTTAAGCCTAATAAAGAGTAGCTATGATAGTTAA
- a CDS encoding type II toxin-antitoxin system RelE family toxin, whose amino-acid sequence MSYEFLPSALKEWQKLDNSIKVQFKKKLSERLENPKVTKDKLRGYEDVYKIKLRDVGYRLAYQVKDDEIVVLVLVVGKRENNEVYKMLKDKFN is encoded by the coding sequence ATGAGCTATGAGTTCTTGCCAAGTGCTTTAAAAGAGTGGCAAAAGCTAGACAATAGCATAAAAGTGCAGTTTAAAAAGAAGCTAAGTGAGCGTCTAGAAAACCCAAAGGTTACCAAAGACAAGCTACGAGGCTATGAAGATGTCTATAAGATCAAGCTAAGAGATGTCGGCTACCGCTTGGCCTATCAAGTAAAAGATGATGAGATCGTAGTATTGGTGCTAGTTGTTGGCAAAAGAGAGAACAACGAAGTATACAAGATGCTAAAGGATAAATTTAACTAA
- a CDS encoding site-specific integrase, with amino-acid sequence MNLGDSIIQSFVNSFMKVKLSKSIKEHSLLNKKMDVEFLNALNDYFKQSLIDGGLPQILIKDISNITNTAGALGSKNKENIGQTLLEKNILTLNYLVSKLEKSSVLFDDKREHCFLEDDSSDNLAKHAKPSSFDAKDIASFQENIKELEDSGCLPITDGQLKAMAQRISETVYAILDQKYGSTSNLKLVRTKNSHRSMEDIILDPNPPKNIKIKLDDDSSFSIFNPSAKITKEYEIRQVLQATSGSSNQFSALNLEDQKSLKDAFEIFETNTKRADKWSPDTQRLVTGVKKLLFLYFNEDTPVYRITRDNLLEFRDLLYKIPTKLAQKSRYKDKSLSQILKLGEKDDKLSEPTIQKYMIRVIQFFNYCFDSGYIGKSITAKMNVKIDVDPSERAVLPYDVSEARKIFDIVTNIKQSGKSPSSRIEASELYYVTMIAAYSGMRIKEITQLHKEDIVLKDGIYCFNINTNDGKTTKTKNSIRFVPIHSKLIDLGLLEYVNSKKSGNIFKVSNKDFSEIFRSQIQRKFIDKDSKKTFYSFRHYFIDYLVQREVEANLIAQIVGHEKQYKILLNTYAKPINANTLKAKVEMVSYDNE; translated from the coding sequence ATGAATCTTGGTGATAGCATAATCCAATCTTTTGTAAATTCGTTTATGAAAGTAAAGCTTAGTAAGAGCATCAAAGAGCACTCTCTTCTTAATAAGAAGATGGATGTAGAATTTCTAAATGCGCTCAATGACTACTTTAAACAAAGTTTGATAGATGGCGGTCTGCCTCAAATTTTAATTAAGGATATAAGTAATATCACTAACACTGCTGGCGCTCTTGGTAGCAAGAATAAAGAGAACATAGGGCAAACTCTTTTAGAGAAAAACATACTAACACTTAACTATCTTGTATCAAAGCTTGAGAAGAGCAGTGTGCTCTTTGATGACAAGCGTGAGCACTGTTTCCTTGAAGATGATTCTAGTGATAACTTAGCCAAACATGCCAAACCTAGTTCGTTTGACGCTAAGGACATAGCTTCATTCCAAGAAAATATAAAAGAGCTTGAAGATAGTGGTTGTTTGCCCATTACTGATGGGCAGCTTAAGGCTATGGCTCAGAGGATTAGCGAGACGGTTTATGCCATACTAGATCAAAAGTATGGCTCAACTTCAAATTTAAAGCTAGTAAGAACAAAGAATAGCCATAGAAGCATGGAAGATATCATATTGGATCCAAATCCACCAAAAAATATCAAGATAAAATTAGATGACGATAGTAGCTTTAGTATTTTTAATCCTAGCGCCAAAATAACCAAAGAGTATGAGATCAGGCAAGTACTGCAAGCGACATCTGGCTCTAGCAATCAATTCTCAGCTTTAAATTTAGAAGATCAAAAGAGCTTAAAGGATGCATTCGAGATATTTGAGACAAACACTAAAAGAGCTGATAAGTGGTCGCCAGATACGCAAAGATTAGTTACTGGCGTAAAAAAGCTCTTATTTTTATACTTTAACGAAGATACGCCAGTTTATAGGATCACGAGAGATAACTTGCTTGAATTTAGAGATCTTCTTTATAAAATTCCAACCAAGCTAGCTCAAAAGAGTAGGTATAAAGATAAAAGTTTATCTCAGATACTTAAGCTGGGAGAAAAGGACGATAAACTCTCTGAACCTACTATTCAAAAATATATGATAAGGGTTATTCAGTTTTTTAACTACTGCTTTGATAGTGGCTATATAGGTAAAAGCATAACTGCAAAAATGAACGTCAAGATAGACGTAGACCCTAGCGAGAGGGCAGTGCTTCCATACGATGTATCAGAAGCTAGGAAAATCTTTGACATAGTAACCAACATCAAACAAAGCGGAAAATCTCCAAGTTCAAGGATAGAGGCTAGTGAGCTCTACTACGTCACAATGATAGCTGCTTATAGTGGCATGAGGATAAAAGAGATCACACAACTTCATAAAGAAGATATAGTCTTAAAAGATGGAATTTACTGCTTTAACATAAACACAAATGATGGTAAAACTACCAAGACCAAAAATAGCATTAGGTTTGTGCCTATCCATAGTAAGCTCATAGATCTAGGCCTGCTAGAATATGTTAATAGCAAGAAAAGCGGAAATATATTTAAGGTAAGCAATAAGGACTTCTCTGAAATTTTTAGAAGCCAGATCCAAAGAAAGTTTATAGACAAAGACTCTAAAAAGACCTTCTACTCTTTTAGACACTACTTTATAGACTATCTAGTGCAACGCGAGGTAGAAGCAAATCTTATAGCCCAGATAGTAGGACATGAAAAGCAGTATAAAATTTTGCTAAACACCTATGCTAAACCTATTAATGCAAACACACTAAAGGCTAAAGTAGAGATGGTATCGTATGATAATGAATAG
- a CDS encoding plasmid mobilization protein: MSSEKIKKRKVTKVITKRLRLSNAEWLVINDKLQESGLTFSKFALRAMLSKQIYAPIMRELLAELSRHGQNMNQIAAKLNSGQSLDRVGIEIIADDNDVLHKVYEALCK, translated from the coding sequence GTGAGTTCTGAAAAGATAAAAAAACGCAAGGTAACCAAAGTCATAACTAAAAGACTTAGGCTAAGTAATGCAGAATGGTTGGTAATTAATGATAAATTACAAGAAAGTGGCCTAACTTTCTCAAAATTTGCCCTAAGAGCTATGTTGTCTAAGCAGATTTATGCACCAATTATGAGAGAGCTTTTAGCTGAACTATCTAGACATGGACAAAACATGAACCAAATAGCTGCCAAATTAAATAGTGGGCAAAGCCTAGATAGAGTTGGTATTGAGATCATAGCGGACGATAATGATGTCTTACATAAAGTGTATGAAGCATTGTGTAAATAA
- a CDS encoding type II toxin-antitoxin system Phd/YefM family antitoxin — translation MQTIQANFTASISELKKSPAQILKQAGDNVVAILNHNVPSAYLVPSSVYEKMKEIIEEYHLSKAVDAALASGEKPVKVSLDEL, via the coding sequence ATGCAAACCATACAAGCAAATTTCACAGCTAGCATAAGCGAGCTAAAAAAGTCTCCAGCTCAAATTTTAAAACAAGCTGGAGATAATGTCGTAGCCATACTAAACCACAATGTCCCTAGCGCCTATCTAGTACCTAGCTCTGTCTATGAAAAGATGAAAGAGATAATAGAAGAGTATCATCTAAGCAAAGCAGTAGATGCTGCTCTAGCAAGTGGTGAAAAGCCAGTAAAAGTAAGCTTAGATGAGCTATGA